One Terriglobales bacterium DNA segment encodes these proteins:
- a CDS encoding amino acid permease, protein MANLLARKPLQLLIEESREAGEHTLRRTLGPVQLTALGVGAVIGAGIFVLSGLGAHYAGPGLMLSFVLSGLGCAFAGLCYAEFAAMIPLAGSAYTYAYATLGELFAWIIGWDLTLEYAMGASTVSSGWSNHFIELLDIFHLKMPLWLAYDHWTALRTAENVVARQMAQASDPTLVPGTSAFLAKVGTIISSQSPELVQRAHDMLAAPRIFGHEFGFNLPAFVIALVITTILAIGIKESARFNSVIVAIKVSVVLFVIAWGFKYVDPSNWGHSWKSFAPYGFSGIGAGAAYIFFAYIGFDAVSTTAQEAKNPQRDLPIGIITSLLVCTGLYILVASVLTGMVPWQEVNIEAPIARAFLDRGLTTASHIITLGALAGLTSVMLVMLLGQTRVLYAMANDGLLPKGFFAAIHPKFRTPWKNTILVGLLAAIVGSVTPIDDIGKMVNIGTLLAFVIVCIAILLLRRTNPDQPRPFRTPWVPVVPILGIISNGYMMYKLGWVNWARLIVWLVIGLVVYFTYSRHHSRVQALANSSEPKRAPTMAD, encoded by the coding sequence GTGGCAAATCTGCTGGCACGAAAACCGCTCCAGTTGCTGATTGAAGAATCGCGAGAAGCGGGCGAGCACACTCTTAGACGAACTCTGGGCCCGGTTCAATTGACCGCACTAGGTGTAGGGGCGGTTATTGGAGCCGGCATCTTTGTACTCTCCGGGCTAGGCGCGCACTACGCTGGGCCGGGGCTAATGTTGTCGTTCGTACTCTCCGGACTGGGATGCGCCTTCGCCGGTCTCTGCTATGCAGAGTTCGCGGCCATGATCCCCCTGGCCGGGAGCGCCTATACCTACGCGTATGCCACTCTCGGCGAACTGTTCGCCTGGATTATTGGATGGGACCTGACTCTTGAATACGCTATGGGGGCGAGCACGGTTTCGTCAGGTTGGTCCAATCATTTCATCGAGCTGCTGGATATTTTCCACCTCAAAATGCCGCTCTGGCTGGCCTATGACCACTGGACGGCTCTCCGCACCGCCGAGAACGTGGTCGCCCGCCAAATGGCGCAAGCTTCGGATCCGACGCTGGTACCAGGGACCTCAGCGTTTTTGGCTAAAGTGGGGACGATCATCTCGTCGCAGTCTCCGGAGCTGGTGCAGCGGGCGCATGACATGCTGGCGGCTCCAAGGATTTTTGGGCACGAATTCGGTTTCAATTTGCCGGCGTTTGTGATCGCCCTGGTCATCACAACTATTCTGGCTATCGGTATCAAGGAAAGCGCCCGTTTCAACTCGGTGATTGTCGCGATCAAAGTTTCGGTGGTGCTCTTCGTGATCGCTTGGGGGTTTAAGTATGTGGACCCCTCGAATTGGGGTCACAGCTGGAAATCATTCGCTCCCTACGGTTTCTCTGGGATCGGGGCCGGGGCGGCTTATATCTTCTTCGCCTATATCGGATTTGACGCGGTTTCTACAACCGCGCAAGAAGCCAAAAATCCGCAGCGCGATTTGCCGATTGGGATTATCACGTCTCTGTTGGTATGCACAGGGCTATACATCCTGGTGGCATCAGTGCTCACCGGCATGGTGCCGTGGCAAGAGGTCAATATCGAGGCCCCGATTGCACGTGCATTTCTTGATCGCGGGCTCACCACTGCTTCTCACATCATTACGCTGGGGGCGCTCGCCGGCTTGACCAGCGTGATGCTGGTCATGTTGCTGGGACAAACCCGCGTGCTCTACGCAATGGCCAATGACGGGCTGCTGCCGAAGGGCTTCTTTGCCGCAATCCACCCCAAATTTCGCACCCCATGGAAAAACACGATTCTGGTCGGTTTACTGGCGGCAATCGTGGGCAGCGTCACGCCCATTGATGACATAGGAAAGATGGTCAATATCGGAACCTTGCTGGCCTTTGTGATCGTTTGCATTGCGATACTGCTTTTGCGTCGGACGAATCCGGACCAGCCTCGGCCATTCCGAACTCCGTGGGTGCCTGTGGTGCCGATTTTGGGCATCATCAGCAATGGCTACATGATGTACAAGCTGGGATGGGTCAACTGGGCACGGCTGATCGTTTGGTTGGTCATTGGCCTGGTGGTTTATTTCACCTACAGCCGGCATCACAGCAGGGTACAAGCTTTGGCGAACTCGTCTGAGCCCAAACGTGCGCCAACCATGGCAGACTGA
- a CDS encoding amino acid permease yields the protein MSATTLVMGSMIGSGIFIVSAEIAREVSSPALLILAWAVTGFLTIVGALCYGELAAMMPQAGGQYVFLRESLGPLWGFLYGWTLFLVIQTGTIAALGVAFGKFLGFFFPSVSSANWILHIAKVPPIPLGPMVLGNMDVGLSTQNLAAILMVILLSIINVFGLKTGALIQNIFTFSKVSALFGIVLLGALIGRNPQAIAANFSNFWMNAGLHARHAVQVGVDGPIAIVGTLTILAIAQTGSLFSADAWNNVTFTAAEVKNPSRNLPLSLALGTGVVIVLYIAANFIYLMVLPLVGDPHGTTVVARGIQYATEDRVGTAVMQQMFGNTGGALMAVAILLSTFGCANGLILAGARVYYAMAKDKLFFRSVSRLNPRYKTPAVSLLVQAIWTCVLCLSGSYSQLLDYIVFAVLIFYILTIGSLFVLRWKQPDAARPYRAIGYPVLPAIYIVFAVFIDIVLLRYKPQFTWPGLIIVLIGIPVYFLWSRRSGEMATGPSA from the coding sequence ATTAGCGCTACCACGCTGGTGATGGGCTCGATGATCGGCTCTGGCATCTTTATTGTTTCAGCGGAGATCGCCCGTGAGGTCAGTTCACCAGCGCTGTTGATTCTGGCGTGGGCAGTCACTGGATTTCTGACCATAGTAGGGGCACTTTGCTACGGGGAGCTGGCGGCGATGATGCCGCAAGCCGGCGGGCAATATGTTTTTCTGCGTGAATCCCTGGGGCCACTGTGGGGATTTCTTTACGGCTGGACACTCTTCCTGGTAATCCAGACGGGCACCATTGCGGCGCTGGGCGTGGCTTTCGGCAAGTTTCTCGGGTTCTTCTTTCCCTCGGTTTCCTCAGCCAACTGGATCCTGCACATCGCCAAGGTACCCCCAATTCCGCTTGGCCCCATGGTGCTGGGAAATATGGACGTTGGCCTGAGCACTCAGAACCTGGCCGCGATCCTTATGGTGATCTTGCTCTCTATTATTAATGTGTTCGGCCTGAAGACCGGGGCCCTCATTCAGAATATTTTTACTTTTTCTAAAGTCTCCGCGCTCTTCGGAATTGTGCTCCTTGGGGCGCTCATAGGTCGCAACCCACAAGCCATTGCCGCCAACTTCTCCAACTTCTGGATGAACGCCGGCTTACACGCCCGACATGCGGTGCAGGTGGGGGTGGATGGTCCGATCGCAATCGTCGGCACTCTGACCATTCTGGCCATCGCCCAAACAGGATCGTTGTTCTCTGCCGACGCCTGGAACAACGTCACATTCACGGCGGCTGAGGTAAAGAACCCAAGCCGAAACCTGCCGCTTTCACTGGCGCTTGGTACCGGGGTTGTGATCGTGCTCTACATTGCGGCCAATTTTATTTACCTGATGGTACTGCCTCTCGTCGGGGACCCTCACGGGACGACGGTGGTCGCCCGCGGTATTCAGTACGCTACGGAAGATCGGGTGGGTACCGCGGTGATGCAGCAGATGTTCGGCAATACCGGCGGCGCGCTGATGGCGGTGGCGATCCTGCTCTCCACGTTCGGCTGTGCCAATGGCCTGATTCTCGCGGGCGCGCGGGTTTACTATGCGATGGCCAAGGACAAGCTCTTTTTCCGCAGCGTCTCCCGGCTGAATCCTCGCTACAAGACTCCCGCGGTATCGCTGCTGGTACAGGCAATCTGGACCTGCGTTCTTTGTTTGTCGGGAAGCTACAGCCAACTGCTTGACTACATCGTTTTCGCAGTGCTGATCTTCTACATTCTGACCATCGGCTCGCTCTTTGTTCTGCGCTGGAAACAACCTGATGCGGCGCGACCCTACCGAGCCATTGGGTACCCGGTCCTGCCCGCTATTTACATAGTTTTCGCGGTCTTTATAGATATCGTACTATTGCGGTATAAGCCCCAGTTCACTTGGCCAGGTTTGATCATCGTACTTATAGGGATTCCCGTGTACTTCCTGTGGTCACGGCGCTCGGGTGAAATGGCCACAGGTCCATCGGCTTAA